Proteins co-encoded in one Alphaproteobacteria bacterium genomic window:
- a CDS encoding pentapeptide repeat-containing protein gives MGMQLQVIVEQHLLWLESDGVEGKRANFRGVDLSGEEFPAVQLSQASFRNAILDGACFNGTLLEDADFSEARCHDTVFESCIMLRALFSRADLVGTRFLACHLEKVNFLQAKAPTIRFHDCHMMAANFREAVLNGAEIARSQMQEVALRAVAMHQARVKETSLENADCREADFNGSTFHSVVWQGASCKNAKFDGVLLENSDLTAAEDLAPSALGHTEKTVKSQLDEQKKELQREAVRLDALRTELRAERKNLDAVWQSLNTEKAQWGNTGTDITKYAARLRAISAGWFMVTAGLATLVAYQVSRLGWGSLNMVEIGLVLGLSAVVLGLHIKAAITSYQASERLRALLDSDEASEAE, from the coding sequence ATGGGAATGCAACTACAGGTAATTGTCGAGCAGCATTTATTATGGCTCGAGTCAGACGGCGTGGAAGGCAAGCGTGCCAATTTCCGTGGCGTTGACTTGTCGGGTGAAGAATTCCCTGCAGTTCAATTGTCGCAAGCGTCATTCCGCAACGCGATACTGGATGGTGCATGCTTCAACGGCACCTTGCTTGAGGACGCGGATTTCTCTGAAGCGCGATGCCATGACACGGTATTTGAAAGCTGCATTATGTTGCGTGCGTTGTTTTCGCGCGCCGACTTGGTTGGCACGCGTTTTCTGGCCTGCCATTTGGAGAAGGTAAATTTTCTTCAAGCAAAAGCACCAACCATTCGTTTCCATGACTGCCATATGATGGCGGCGAATTTCCGTGAAGCTGTGCTGAATGGTGCTGAAATAGCACGTTCACAGATGCAGGAAGTGGCCTTGCGAGCGGTGGCAATGCACCAAGCGCGCGTAAAAGAAACGTCGCTTGAGAATGCGGATTGCCGTGAAGCAGACTTTAACGGCAGCACATTTCACAGCGTTGTGTGGCAGGGTGCTAGCTGTAAGAACGCCAAGTTTGATGGCGTGCTGCTCGAAAACAGCGATTTGACTGCTGCCGAGGATTTGGCACCAAGCGCGCTTGGGCACACTGAGAAGACCGTTAAGTCGCAACTGGACGAACAAAAGAAAGAGCTGCAACGCGAGGCAGTGCGCCTTGATGCGCTTCGCACTGAATTGCGCGCAGAGCGCAAAAATCTGGATGCAGTATGGCAAAGCCTGAATACTGAAAAAGCGCAATGGGGCAATACGGGTACGGATATTACCAAATATGCGGCACGCCTGCGTGCGATTTCGGCGGGTTGGTTCATGGTAACTGCAGGCCTTGCGACATTGGTTGCTTATCAGGTGAGCCGCTTGGGTTGGGGTAGCCTTAACATGGTCGAGATAGGCTTGGTGCTTGGCCTTTCGGCGGTGGTGCTTGGTTTGCATATTAAAGCGGCCATTACTTCTTATCAGGCTTCCGAGCGTTTGCGTGCTTTGTTAGACTCTGACGAAGCGTCTGAGGCTGAATAG
- a CDS encoding TIGR00730 family Rossman fold protein: protein MHFDSVCVFCGAQRAVATEHLELANRFGANLAKNNRKLVYGGGDCGLMGEVANGALNGKGYVIGVFPRHLNRIEVEHKGLSRMFLVDSMHERKFIMYQNSDVFVILPGGFGTLDEMFEVITWRQIELHTKPVIIFNHNGYWTKLIELMEHIINEKFAKPNTRDFFQVVNTEAELYDLLGMKV from the coding sequence ATGCATTTTGACTCTGTATGTGTGTTTTGCGGTGCGCAGCGTGCGGTCGCGACGGAACATTTGGAATTAGCGAATCGCTTTGGCGCGAATCTCGCAAAGAATAATCGTAAGCTTGTTTATGGTGGCGGCGATTGCGGCCTCATGGGTGAAGTTGCTAACGGCGCATTAAATGGCAAGGGTTATGTGATTGGCGTTTTCCCACGTCACCTGAATCGCATTGAAGTGGAGCATAAAGGCTTAAGCCGCATGTTCCTCGTGGATTCTATGCACGAGCGCAAATTCATTATGTATCAAAACTCGGACGTGTTCGTGATTCTGCCAGGCGGTTTCGGCACGCTCGATGAAATGTTTGAAGTGATCACATGGCGCCAAATTGAACTGCACACCAAGCCAGTCATTATCTTTAACCATAATGGCTATTGGACCAAGTTGATTGAGTTGATGGAGCACATCATCAACGAGAAGTTTGCTAAGCCTAATACACGTGACTTCTTCCAAGTGGTGAATACAGAAGCAGAGCTCTACGATCTGCTGGGTATGAAGGTATAA
- a CDS encoding methyltransferase domain-containing protein, whose translation MTAAFSVLRQPITGHVLREEGEALIAPDGTSYPIKNGIPRFVDAENYADDFGWQWNKFRQTQLDSYTGLSISRDRLTRHLCGHLDKLQGKRVLEAGSGAGRFSEILIEAGAQLCSFDLSNAVEANAKNNPPSDRFVLAQGDIMKIPFERASFDYVICIGVVQHTPDPEATIKSLYEMVKPGGYLVIDHYIANWRWIVPPPIGYAVRVYRKYVLALPRAKRFDAVKKIVDFWFPIHWKFKDSRIMRSILPRFSPTAFYYHMLNLRNQQEYYDWALLDTHDALTDYYKHLRTGPQIEQTLRGMGAEEVAITLAGNGVEAFCRKPISG comes from the coding sequence ATGACAGCAGCATTCTCAGTCCTCCGCCAGCCAATAACAGGGCATGTATTGCGTGAGGAAGGTGAAGCGCTGATAGCTCCAGATGGAACTTCTTATCCCATTAAAAATGGTATTCCGCGCTTCGTAGATGCCGAAAACTACGCAGATGATTTTGGTTGGCAGTGGAATAAATTTCGTCAAACGCAGCTTGATTCTTATACGGGCCTCAGCATTAGCCGTGATCGCTTAACACGCCATTTATGCGGGCACTTGGATAAGCTTCAGGGCAAGCGTGTGCTTGAGGCAGGCTCAGGGGCAGGGCGCTTTTCAGAGATATTGATTGAGGCGGGCGCGCAGCTTTGCTCTTTCGATTTAAGTAATGCTGTTGAGGCGAATGCTAAAAACAATCCGCCGTCTGATCGCTTTGTATTAGCGCAGGGCGACATCATGAAAATCCCCTTCGAACGTGCGAGTTTCGATTACGTGATTTGTATTGGCGTGGTTCAACATACGCCTGATCCTGAAGCGACCATCAAGAGCCTGTATGAAATGGTGAAGCCTGGCGGCTATTTAGTGATTGATCATTACATCGCGAATTGGCGATGGATAGTGCCACCACCAATTGGCTATGCAGTGAGAGTTTATCGTAAATATGTTCTCGCATTGCCGAGAGCTAAGCGTTTTGATGCGGTCAAAAAGATCGTTGATTTCTGGTTTCCGATTCACTGGAAATTTAAAGATTCGCGCATCATGCGCAGTATTTTGCCGCGCTTTTCACCCACTGCCTTTTATTACCATATGCTCAATTTGCGTAATCAGCAGGAGTATTATGACTGGGCATTACTTGATACCCATGATGCTCTAACGGATTATTATAAGCATCTGCGCACGGGCCCGCAGATCGAGCAGACTCTGCGAGGCATGGGGGCCGAAGAAGTGGCGATAACCCTTGCTGGCAATGGCGTTGAGGCTTTTTGCCGCAAGCCGATTAGCGGCTAG